In Chloroflexota bacterium, a single genomic region encodes these proteins:
- a CDS encoding ABC transporter permease — MWVYIARRLLWLPVLLIATSLVTFTLLRFGPGDPAEVILGSRYNEEAAQQIRGQLGLDKPFGVQYATYMWGVVRGDFGESYRYRGRSVSELLFPKMWVSFQFNIAVMFASLVIGLPLGFYIAHRQGTWLDPAVVAIALFFSSIPIMITIPFVLWGLCLKLSLVPCSGWGGLLDPRIITPVITLGVFGVAGLVRFMRASTLDVLGQDFIRTANAKGLSVVTVDVRHVLKNAMIPIVTLLSFSLAGIFITSFIVERILGIPGVGNFTIDSIFNRDYPIILAVGILGSAGFVIANLLADITYAFIDPRIRYQ; from the coding sequence ATGTGGGTGTACATAGCGCGCCGCTTGCTTTGGCTGCCCGTGCTGCTGATAGCGACAAGTCTCGTTACCTTTACGCTGCTGAGATTTGGTCCCGGCGATCCTGCCGAAGTCATTCTCGGCAGCCGCTACAATGAAGAGGCGGCGCAGCAGATACGCGGGCAACTTGGGCTGGACAAGCCGTTCGGCGTGCAGTACGCGACATACATGTGGGGCGTAGTGCGCGGCGACTTCGGCGAGAGCTACCGCTATCGCGGGCGCTCGGTATCCGAGTTGCTGTTCCCGAAGATGTGGGTGTCCTTCCAGTTCAATATCGCAGTGATGTTTGCCAGCCTCGTCATCGGTCTGCCTCTAGGCTTCTACATCGCCCACCGGCAAGGCACTTGGCTGGACCCTGCCGTCGTCGCGATAGCGCTGTTCTTCAGCTCGATCCCTATCATGATTACCATCCCGTTCGTCCTCTGGGGATTGTGTCTGAAACTGAGCCTGGTTCCCTGCTCCGGATGGGGTGGACTCTTGGACCCGCGTATTATCACGCCGGTCATCACATTGGGCGTATTCGGAGTGGCGGGCTTGGTGCGCTTCATGCGCGCGAGCACCTTAGACGTTCTCGGGCAGGATTTCATCCGAACCGCAAATGCCAAGGGACTTTCGGTAGTCACGGTCGATGTGCGTCATGTGTTGAAGAACGCGATGATTCCCATCGTTACCTTGCTGTCATTCTCGCTGGCGGGCATATTCATCACTAGCTTCATCGTCGAGCGCATACTCGGCATTCCGGGAGTCGGCAACTTCACCATAGACTCCATCTTCAACCGCGACTATCCCATCATACTGGCGGTGGGGATACTCGGCTCGGCGGGGTTCGTCATCGCCAACCTGCTGGCGGATATAACCTACGCCTTCATAGACCCGCGGATACGGTATCAGTAG